The following proteins are co-located in the Mesotoga sp. UBA6090 genome:
- a CDS encoding DUF1175 domain-containing protein: MNRINIVYLFLIALTTIAISATYLNFKRDYTAITAKPGPIRRGEFFSISVPHSAYERPILSHVRGATLERFTSESNSSVYSFRADDEDAVIVISFSGLFRARKSLSLEFEEFIDSDSDGFPDKLVLDLEDAESFRAWFVNISAYQVIEFSSRWSSQERDCSGLIRFAAREALKRHDEQWFFDSDIDKELWYEKTGIDFQAIPDVKKYNYPDIPILKNRIFISNKGEFTYFADAYNLVRSSMVFKGRDLSVARPGDIIFFHHPSPSTFHSMIYTGDGLIYHTGPLSETDSGVLKLWRMEDYLRTMPYQWLPIHNNENYLGVYAFKFLPRQ, from the coding sequence TTGAATAGGATCAACATCGTCTATCTTTTTTTGATTGCCTTAACAACCATTGCCATCTCTGCAACTTATCTGAATTTCAAACGTGATTACACTGCAATAACAGCAAAGCCAGGCCCCATCAGACGGGGTGAGTTTTTCTCAATTTCAGTACCTCATTCGGCTTATGAGAGACCCATACTCTCCCATGTTAGAGGAGCAACTCTGGAACGGTTCACAAGCGAAAGTAACTCTTCGGTCTATTCTTTTCGTGCAGATGACGAGGATGCCGTAATAGTTATTTCGTTCTCGGGACTCTTTAGGGCTCGCAAGAGTCTTTCCCTTGAGTTCGAAGAGTTTATCGATAGTGACTCAGACGGCTTTCCTGACAAACTGGTCCTTGATTTGGAAGACGCCGAAAGTTTTAGAGCATGGTTCGTGAACATCTCAGCCTATCAGGTCATTGAATTCTCAAGCAGATGGAGCTCACAAGAAAGAGATTGCAGTGGGCTGATTAGATTCGCAGCCAGAGAGGCGCTTAAAAGGCACGACGAACAATGGTTTTTTGATTCGGACATTGATAAAGAGCTTTGGTATGAAAAGACAGGGATAGATTTTCAGGCAATTCCCGACGTTAAGAAGTATAACTACCCGGATATTCCAATCTTGAAGAACAGAATTTTCATTAGCAATAAAGGAGAATTCACTTATTTTGCAGATGCCTACAACCTTGTCCGTAGTAGTATGGTATTTAAGGGCAGGGATCTCAGCGTCGCAAGACCTGGAGATATAATCTTTTTTCACCACCCCTCTCCATCAACTTTTCACTCGATGATTTACACTGGCGATGGGTTAATCTATCATACCGGACCCCTTTCCGAAACCGATTCAGGTGTTCTTAAGCTCTGGAGAATGGAAGATTATCTGAGAACAATGCCTTATCAGTGGTTACCGATACACAATAACGAAAACTATCTCGGGGTATACGCTTTCAAGTTTCTACCCCGGCAATAA